A genome region from Deltaproteobacteria bacterium includes the following:
- a CDS encoding ABC transporter substrate-binding protein → MQMKKRPLLVSFALLSMLWLGQSGYSQEKKLERLILATSTVGLGRIPILVAQEQRLFQKHGLEVNIVYIRGSSTSLQSLLAGEVQLVVGGGQGTIGAAARGAPVVIISNFSSTPNQLVALPPITSIGQLKGKIIGASRPGTSTDFVLDRLLPRLGLIPGKDVKLLPTGLLVSEERLALLLQKRVDATLANQESVSQFQRKGHPLNVLADALAYSVNSTIDFSTSRQFLTTQRTQLKAFIKAVSEGIWLAKIDKEIAFRVMLKQLKVDPRFLESTHTNYVVRLHPEKPYPIRESLEAAIEDMTPAIPELKGKKPSDFADSSLVAELDKEGFFEQLKR, encoded by the coding sequence ATGCAGATGAAAAAGCGACCTCTGCTAGTGAGTTTCGCCCTTTTGTCTATGTTGTGGCTGGGACAATCAGGCTACAGCCAAGAAAAAAAACTTGAGCGGCTGATCCTCGCCACTTCGACCGTGGGATTAGGCCGCATTCCGATATTGGTGGCGCAAGAGCAGAGGCTATTTCAAAAGCATGGCCTAGAGGTCAACATCGTCTACATCCGTGGCTCGTCGACTTCGCTGCAATCACTGCTCGCCGGCGAGGTACAACTCGTCGTCGGCGGCGGCCAGGGTACTATCGGCGCGGCCGCGCGCGGCGCGCCGGTCGTCATCATCAGCAACTTTTCATCGACGCCCAATCAACTGGTCGCATTGCCGCCGATCACTTCGATCGGTCAATTGAAAGGCAAAATTATCGGCGCCAGCCGTCCGGGAACTTCGACCGATTTCGTCTTGGATCGCTTGCTGCCGCGTCTCGGTCTCATTCCGGGTAAGGACGTGAAGCTTTTACCCACCGGCTTGCTCGTGTCCGAGGAGAGACTTGCCTTGCTGTTGCAGAAACGAGTAGACGCCACGCTGGCCAATCAGGAAAGCGTTTCGCAATTCCAACGCAAAGGCCACCCGCTCAACGTCCTTGCCGACGCCTTGGCCTATAGCGTCAACTCGACTATCGATTTTTCCACTTCGAGACAATTTCTCACCACGCAGCGCACACAGCTGAAAGCATTTATCAAAGCCGTTTCGGAAGGGATATGGCTGGCCAAAATCGATAAAGAGATCGCCTTCCGTGTGATGCTGAAGCAGCTCAAAGTCGACCCACGCTTCTTGGAATCGACCCACACCAACTACGTCGTCAGACTGCACCCGGAAAAACCCTATCCGATCCGTGAGTCCCTGGAAGCGGCGATCGAAGACATGACTCCGGCTATCCCTGAGCTCAAGGGCAAAAAGCCCTCCGACTTCGCGGACTCCAGCCTGGTCGCCGAGTTGGACAAAGAAGGATTTTTCGAACAACTGAAGCGCTGA
- a CDS encoding aromatic ring-hydroxylating dioxygenase subunit alpha — protein sequence MTAPTGNYQRVSGFTFTKEENEQLTRVGPGTLMGDLFRQYWIAVIPSSFLQESGVKPLRVRLLGEDLVLFRTLKGKIGLVGAYCQHRLAPLYFGRVEDDGIRCPYHGWKYSTDGSCMEMPNIPADQQFRDAIHHPGYPCVEYGGIIWTYMGPSKELPALPEFEFALVPDEQRTYRVFHQECNYLQVLEGGIDATHVMWLHSPYNLADEKVAEEHQPSQQLVANKSGMRTPMAIEIVDTAAGFMYGAKRPFGAGEDLWRVNQFIMPFYSMPPGSELRGARIYTPIDDENSIKWQINWYPTKEIMQSGKKGDRLNFPEEEYLPATHEPYSFIRPKATKANDYLISWDVHRTQRMGITGVNLQDRCVTENEGPTPILDRSKENLCSGDYATIKARRMLLNAAKALRERGTLPPGVKDPRVYRVRATSKVVADSTSWVEGVKSDVLVSGSTALS from the coding sequence ATGACAGCGCCAACTGGAAACTACCAAAGAGTGAGCGGTTTCACATTTACCAAAGAAGAGAATGAGCAATTGACCCGCGTTGGTCCGGGAACACTGATGGGAGATTTGTTTCGTCAATACTGGATCGCAGTCATTCCGTCGTCGTTCCTTCAAGAGTCCGGCGTTAAGCCTTTACGGGTACGGCTTCTTGGCGAAGACTTGGTGCTATTCCGCACCTTGAAAGGAAAGATTGGTTTAGTCGGCGCCTACTGTCAGCACCGTTTGGCGCCGCTTTATTTCGGACGCGTCGAGGACGACGGCATTCGTTGTCCCTACCACGGTTGGAAGTATTCGACTGACGGCAGCTGTATGGAGATGCCGAACATTCCTGCTGATCAACAGTTTCGTGATGCCATTCATCACCCTGGTTATCCTTGTGTCGAGTACGGCGGGATCATCTGGACATATATGGGTCCGTCGAAAGAACTACCTGCGTTGCCTGAATTTGAATTTGCGCTAGTCCCTGACGAGCAACGCACCTACCGTGTGTTTCACCAAGAATGCAATTACCTCCAGGTACTCGAAGGCGGCATCGACGCGACGCATGTCATGTGGCTCCATTCGCCTTATAATTTGGCCGATGAGAAAGTGGCCGAAGAACACCAGCCCTCGCAGCAGTTGGTCGCTAACAAATCGGGCATGCGGACACCGATGGCAATCGAGATCGTCGACACGGCGGCGGGCTTCATGTACGGCGCCAAACGGCCGTTCGGCGCGGGCGAGGACTTGTGGCGCGTCAACCAATTCATCATGCCCTTCTATTCGATGCCGCCGGGCAGCGAATTGCGCGGCGCGCGCATTTATACGCCCATTGACGACGAGAACTCGATCAAATGGCAAATTAATTGGTACCCGACGAAGGAAATTATGCAGTCGGGTAAAAAAGGCGACCGATTGAATTTCCCGGAAGAAGAGTATTTACCGGCGACCCATGAGCCTTATAGTTTCATCCGGCCGAAAGCGACTAAGGCAAACGATTATCTGATCTCTTGGGACGTGCATCGCACCCAACGGATGGGCATCACCGGGGTGAATCTCCAAGACCGCTGCGTCACTGAGAACGAAGGGCCGACGCCGATCCTCGATCGGAGCAAGGAAAATCTCTGCAGCGGCGATTACGCCACCATTAAGGCGCGCCGAATGTTGCTCAACGCGGCCAAAGCGCTGCGCGAGCGCGGCACGCTCCCACCAGGGGTTAAAGATCCTCGTGTGTACCGCGTGCGCGCGACTTCGAAGGTCGTTGCCGATTCAACTTCTTGGGTCGAAGGTGTGAAGAGCGACGTGCTGGTATCCGGCAGCACGGCGTTGAGCTGA
- a CDS encoding ABC transporter substrate-binding protein, translated as MKLRVGNGCWHAGHVRAATYALEAGLFTQQGLDVEIVHAKINPKAIDSSRPGGERYDEVGTVVRDMIAFGIDIIPDVHVRTPFAERALGNDEVRIIGGWRNWFSGTLVTAPGVKSIAELRGKRIGDWYKGGIATMWFEHQLRQAGVDPDREIDWKIGYLYGSMREAWKPLLRGETDAAIVANPFVPTLLEQGFNKLYDFVEDTKPHGRPDRVTIARKSFIERNPELVLRYWKAQIRGYHSIRMAPENFPFHRFVEAKLRVDNPDESERMRDLLSPTLMESYFVPLDGHVSEEGV; from the coding sequence ATGAAACTACGGGTCGGCAACGGTTGTTGGCATGCGGGCCATGTGCGGGCGGCGACATACGCATTGGAAGCCGGACTTTTCACCCAGCAAGGTCTGGATGTCGAGATCGTTCACGCCAAAATCAACCCCAAGGCGATCGATTCGAGCCGGCCCGGCGGCGAGAGATATGACGAAGTCGGCACGGTCGTGCGCGACATGATCGCGTTTGGCATCGATATTATTCCCGACGTACATGTGCGCACGCCGTTTGCGGAGCGCGCTTTGGGCAATGATGAAGTGCGGATCATCGGCGGCTGGCGCAACTGGTTTTCCGGCACGCTGGTGACTGCCCCGGGCGTCAAGTCGATCGCCGAGCTGCGCGGCAAAAGAATCGGCGACTGGTATAAAGGCGGCATCGCGACCATGTGGTTCGAGCACCAGCTGCGCCAAGCCGGCGTTGATCCCGACCGCGAGATCGATTGGAAAATTGGCTACCTCTACGGCTCCATGCGCGAAGCTTGGAAGCCGCTCTTGCGCGGCGAAACCGATGCCGCGATCGTCGCCAACCCGTTCGTGCCGACGCTTTTAGAGCAAGGATTCAACAAGCTTTATGATTTCGTCGAAGACACCAAACCCCACGGCCGCCCCGACCGTGTCACCATCGCGCGCAAATCTTTCATCGAACGAAACCCGGAACTGGTTCTCCGCTACTGGAAAGCGCAGATTCGCGGCTATCACTCGATCCGCATGGCGCCGGAGAATTTCCCGTTTCACCGTTTTGTCGAGGCCAAGCTCAGAGTCGACAATCCCGACGAGTCCGAACGCATGCGCGATCTGCTGTCGCCGACGCTGATGGAGAGTTACTTTGTACCGTTAGACGGCCACGTCAGCGAAGAAGGAGTGTAG